A genome region from Coffea arabica cultivar ET-39 chromosome 7e, Coffea Arabica ET-39 HiFi, whole genome shotgun sequence includes the following:
- the LOC113700471 gene encoding AAA-ATPase At3g28610 isoform X1, protein MVRWQGLKETIQLNSSTESMRPTNDLFAKKSFVLTFHKKTRGIVTEAYLNHVMEEGKAIQFKNSTRKLYANNKSYNWQYEGMWSWINFEHPATFDTLAIDPCRKQEIIDDLRTFKKAKDYYAKIGKAWKRGYLLYGPPGTGKSTMIAAIANFMDYDIYDLELTSVKSNAELKQLLIDTTSKSVIVIEDIDCSLDLTGKRKNKNDGTERDDQANNRRVTLSGLLNFIDGIWSACGQERIIIFTTNHLERLDPALIRRGRMDMHIEMSYCEFEAFKILAKNYLGIDSHPLFREIKLLLEEINISPCDVAEKLMPKRDSQDAEDCLKDLILAMEAAERKAKCKEAKPKNLVAELLKNLACFKKSMKHLKLKAG, encoded by the coding sequence ATGGTTCGATGGCAAGGCTTGAAAGAAACTATCCAGCTTAATTCGTCAACTGAATCGATGCGTCCAACAAATGATTTGTTCGCGAAGAAGAGCTTTGTACTCACTTTTCATAAGAAAACTCGAGGGATCGTCACAGAAGCATACTTAAACCACGTCATGGAAGAAGGCAAGGCAATCCAATTCAAGAATAGCACTCGAAAGCTCTATGCAAACAACAAAAGTTACAATTGGCAGTATGAAGGGATGTGGAGCTGGATAAATTTCGAGCATCCAGCTACATTTGATACTCTAGCAATTGATCCTTGCAGGAAGCAAGAAATCATTGATGATCTTAGGACTTTCAAGAAGGCAAAAGATTATTACGCGAAGATTGGCAAGGCTTGGAAGCGCGGATATCTACTCTATGGCCCTCCAGGAACTGGCAAGTCGACAATGATTGCAGCCATTGCCAATTTTATGGACTATGATATCTATGATCTTGAACTCACATCGGTTAAGAGCAATGCTGAGTTGAAGCAGCTATTGATCGATACCACGAGTAAGTCTGTCATTGTGATTGAAGATATCGATTGCTCTCTTGATCTCactggaaaaagaaagaacaaaaatgATGGAACTGAGAGGGATGATCAGGCGAATAACCGGAGAGTTACACTCTCTGGGCTTCTGAATTTCATTGATGGAATTTGGTCAGCATGCGGCCAAGAAAGGATCATCATCTTCACTACGAATCATCTCGAAAGACTTGATCCCGCCCTGATTCGTAGAGGGCGAATGGACATGCATATTGAGATGTCATATTGCGAATTCGAGGCATTCAAGATTTTGGCTAAGAATTACTTAGGCATTGATTCACACCCTTTATTTCGAGAAATCAAGCTTTTATTGGAGGAAATCAACATAAGCCCCTGTGATGTGGCTGAGAAATTGATGCCCAAACGTGATTCACAAGATGCTGAGGATTGTTTGAAGGACCtgattttagctatggaagcTGCCGAACGAAAAGCAAAATGCAAGGAAGCCAAACCCAAGAACTTGGTGGCTGAATTACTAAAGAATTTGGCTTGCTTCAAGAAGTCAATGAAGCACCTCAAACTCAAAGCCGGGTGA
- the LOC140011056 gene encoding uncharacterized protein — protein sequence MEFSEEWKSLWPISSVFNPPLLLLDGNPPRPPKRTRLEDEEEKQEEEEKTHEEIGPIIFTPCPKSLIQLYSSPSLAPRLPVPYPGLTLARFLVSSTLNSATPLSSITYSVSSHIASEIGSELVLAQHESHDYLHGFNCLQLLRLPCDGDDESWAYLAFFPAGENCEQVGFVKLFLKGNFQLEVELNHGNQDVFVANQKLNSRILQLLVNPVSDFDDSLSADAASSFSSSAGLAVVGYLMACSIHSVYWYAVKTTSGADGLGVKCAKVDFVGQRLFGISEVVHACWSPHLSEESVVLLETGELYLFGISSCLEKHPSSNNRVGMKKLNALWSKNKDFENSGRGGWISVEFSWHPRILIVAHAVAVFLVDARSCGCNLSCLLKIQMLSNIQHDRFIGLCRTGCDGFRFCVTSGRLLMLCDVRQPFRPLLRWVHSLDNPRYITVFRLSELRSNTKDDKWATDSGSCILLGSFWNSEFSLFVYGPNNKTKTVSSEISKFCNSFYAWGLPSEFSLSAYGTHCGRFLIREECLKDALPVWFDWRQKTGVVLGFGIFSRDPLAPLPKSDTVDGFLLIRLTSSGKLEAQRYHAVGECGRISDEAHRKTLCNSQADLLYEMSHEEDDLNIKFNFLNFQYLQGYLNGNLAEILSKERKQVDKVALKKEAGKESNEESMVGDPTGYGSLQRIFDVFKDINLPTSIYEIALRCIWANMPEYLERLALSSHSKYPEAPKFESYGIPFQIPSYCGNTKSRKFLPSKALKQSFLPPPFWLTLHMDISGMLGKKNLVIRSAEEEIQLQCDGVMEAADELTGARTEAESELDGTYAVSLADDTDEINIGDGDVRNFFFHKPVALLDEVCTMEIKCEKFRTWSKRFTTFLYRKQELSPDVSPEMVGLDLLNAGCPIQLTFNDSDISFDPNELKTLKLLKKQHLDFQKGFGLYQEYVTRGNFKK from the exons atgGAATTTTCAGAGGAATGGAAATCTCTATGGCCAATTTCCTCAGTATTCAACCCGCCGCTCCTCCTCCTCGACGGAAACCCACCACGACCGCCAAAACGAACGCGtcttgaagatgaagaagaaaaacaagaagaagaggaaaaaaccCATGAAGAAATAGGTCCAATAATCTTCACCCCATGTCCCAAATCCCTTATTCAACTCTACTCTTCACCATCTTTAGCCCCTCGGCTTCCAGTGCCTTATCCTGGACTCACGCTCGCAAGATTCCTCGTATCCTCCACCTTGAATTCCGCCACTCCACTTTCTTCTATTACTTATTCCGTTTCTTCTCATATTGCTTCTGAAATCGGGTCTGAGCTCGTACTCGCCCAGCATGAATCTCATGATTATTTACATGGGTTTAATTGCCTTCAGTTGCTCCGGCTCCCTTGTGATGGTGATGATGAAAGCTGGGCTTATTTGGCATTTTTTCCTGCTGGGGAAAATTGTGAGCAAGTTGGAtttgttaaattatttttaaaggGAAACTTCCAGTTGGAGGTTGAGCTAAATCATGGGAATCAGGACGTCTTTGTTGCTAATCAGAAACTTAATAGTCGGATTTTGCAGTTGCTGGTGAACCCTGTTTCTGATTTTGATGATAGTTTATCAG CTGATGCAGCcagttcattttcttcttctgctGGATTAGCTGTTGTTGGATATTTGATGGCATGTAGCATACATTCTGTGTATTGGTATGCAGTGAAGACTACTAGTGGGGCTGATGGTTTGGGGGTCAAGTGCGCAAAGGTAGATTTTGTGGGTCAGAGATTGTTTGGGATTTCTGAAGTTGTTCATGCCTGTTGGAGTCCGCATTTATCTGAAGAGAGTGTTGTCTTGCTAGAGACCGGTGAACTGTACTTGTTTGGTATTAGTTCTTGCTTGGAAAAGCATCCTAGTTCAAACAACAGAGTGGGAATGAAGAAACTGAATGCTTTATGGAGCAAGAATAAAGATTTTGAGAACAGTGGCCGTGGTGGTTGGATAAGTGTTGAATTTAGTTGGCATCCAAGAATTTTGATTGTTGCTCATGCGGTTGCTGTATTCTTAGTTGATGCTAGGTCTTGTGGGTGCAATTTGAGCTGTTTACTGAAAATTCAGATGCTGTCTAACATACAGCATGATAGATTCATCGGTCTCTGTCGAACTGGTTGTGACGGATTCAGGTTTTGTGTGACCTCTGGAAGATTGCTCATGCTTTGTGATGTAAGGCAACCATTTAGGCCACTATTGCGATGGGTGCACAGTCTTGATAATCCACGTTACATCACTGTTTTTAGGTTGTCAGAGTTAAGGTCAAATACCAAGGATGACAAGTGGGCAACAGACTCAGGCTCTTGCATCTTGCTTGGATCATTTTGGAACAGTGAGTTTAGTCTTTTTGTATATGGACCAAACAACAAGACAAAAACTGTTTCTtctgaaatatcaaaattttgcaACTCCTTTTATGCCTGGGGTCTTCCTTCAGAGTTCTCGTTGTCAGCTTATGGTACTCATTGTGGACGTTTTCTCATAAGAGAAGAGTGCTTGAAGGATGCTCTTCCTGTGTGGTTTGATTGGAGACAGAAAACAGGTGTAGTTCTGGGGTTTGGTATTTTCAGTAGGGACCCCCTAGCTCCCTTGCCAAAATCAGACACTGTGGATGGATTTCTGTTAATTCGGTTAACGTCCTCAGGGAAATTAGAAGCACAGAGATATCATGCAGTGGGAGAATGTGGTAGAATTTCTGATGAAGCCCACAGAAAGACATTATGCAATTCTCAGGCAGATCTTTTGTACGAAATGAGCCATGAAGAGGATGACTTGaacatcaaatttaatttcctgaATTTTCAGTACCTTCAAGGTTATCTGAATGGTAATCTTGCTGAAATCCTTAGTAAGGAAAGAAAGCAGGTCGACAAAGTTGCCTTAAAAAAGGAAGCTGGAAAGGAGAGCAATGAGGAGTCCATGGTTGGTGATCCCACTGGATATGGGTCACTGCAGAGAATCTTTGATGTGTTTAAAGACATTAATTTGCCAACTAGTATTTATGAGATTGCCTTGAGGTGTATTTGGGCAAATATGCCCGAGTATCTTGAACGTTTGGCTCTCTCCAGCCACTCAAAGTACCCAGAAGCCCCCAAATTTGAATCCTATGGTATTCCTTTTCAAATACCATCGTACTGCGGCAATACTAAGTCGCGCAAATTTCTGCCTTCCAAAGCTCTTAAGCAGTCCTTTCTGCCCCCTCCTTTTTGGCTTACTCTTCATATGGATATTTCTGGTATGCTTGGTAAAAAAAATCTAGTTATACGGTCAGCAGAAGAAGAAATCCAACTTCAGTGTGATGGGGTTATGGAAGCAGCTGATGAACTAACAGGGGCACGTACTGAAGCTGAATCAGAGCTTGATGGTACCTATGCTGTTTCCCTTGCTGATGATACTGACGAAATTAATATTGGGGATGGAGATGTAAGAAACTTCTTTTTTCATAAACCTGTGGCATTATTGGATGAGGTCTGTACAATGGAAAtaaagtgcgaaaagttcagaactTGGAGCAAGAGATTCACAACCTTTTTATACAGAAAGCAAGAGCTTTCCCCAGATGTCAGTCCAGAGATGGTTGGCCTAGACCTGCTTAATGCAGGGTGCCCAATACAATTGACATTTAATGATTCTGATATCTCTTTTGACCCAAACGAGCTGAAGACACTGAAGTTGCTAAAGAAACAACATTTGGATTTTCAGAAAGGGTTTGGGTTGTATCAGGAATATGTTACTAGGGGTAACTTCAAGAAATAA
- the LOC113700556 gene encoding transcription factor bHLH18-like — MDLSTESWLSEVLEMDVPALNHRWPMMNSIEESVTDNTSFDRSSSSDHGSYPNHPSSGKRKLPHDVSQINSISLKPPVQLNNNGMNSKFIGTSPKPSSSPSTRMISFGTVNYNLPNYSVKTESEDMMPIGNIGFSSSISPTSFDQESYRALEHGTDPFKRGFSRTHLQAQDHLLAERKRRKNLSKHFIALSAIVPHLEKLDKASVLVGAVEHIKKLDKRVKFFEEEEKKRKQREELVVSAMKKSRPICSTATNDDASSSGEKTSDDSSCDQELSSAVEVQVKSSGVDMLIKIECKNHEEILLEFGSLMNKIQLTIKSSSFLQFGDGMLSIGAVAQVNEEFCMTAEVLANKIRQALANLYDGRS, encoded by the exons ATGGATCTTTCAACTGAATCATGGCTTTCTGAAGTACTG GAAATGGATGTTCCTGCCCTTAATCATAGGTGGCCGATGATGAACTCCATTGAAGAATCTGTTACAGATAATACCTCTTTCGACCGATCCTCCTCCTCGGATCATGGGAGCTACCCAAATCATCCATCCTCCGGCAAGAGAAAGCTACCTCATGATGTTTCTCAAATTAATAGCATTAGTCTTAAACCACCTGTCCAACTGAACAACAACGGCATGAATTCGAAATTCATTGGCACATCTCCAAAGCCCTCTTCTTCTCCTTCCACCAGAATGATTTCGTTTGGGACTGTGAACTACAACTTACCAAATTACTCTGTCAAGACTGAGTCCGAAGATATGATGCCTATCGGAAATATAGGCTTCTCCTCTTCTATTTCTCCAACATCCTTTGATCAGGAATCATATCGAGCTCTAGAGCATGGCACCGACCcttttaaaaggggtttctctcGGACACACTTGCAGGCTCAAGATCATCTTTTAGCAGAAAGAAAACGACGAAAAAATCTGTCCAAGCATTTCATAGCTTTATCAGCTATAGTTCCTCACCTAGAGAAG TTGGACAAGGCATCTGTGCTTGTAGGTGCTGTGGAGCATATAAAAAAACTCGACAAACGGGTGAAGTTTTttgaggaagaagagaaaaagaggaaGCAGCGGGAGGAATtggttgtttctgcaatgaagaAATCTCGTCCTATTTGTTCTACTGCCACCAACGACGATGCATCATCATCTGGGGAGAAAACCTCTGATGACAGCAGCTGCGATCAGGAGTTGTCGTCTGCTGTTGAGGTTCAAGTAAAAAGTTCAGGAGTAGATATGCTAATAAAAATCGAATGCAAGAATCACGAAGAAATCTTGCTCGAATTCGGTTCCCTAATGAACAAGATCCAATTAACTATCAAAAGCAGCAGCTTTTTGCAATTTGGGGATGGCATGCTTTCTATTGGTGCAGTTGCACAG GTGAATGAGGAATTCTGCATGACTGCGGAGGTTCTTGCAAATAAAATACGACAGGCTCTGGCAAACCTTTATGATGGAAGATCATAA
- the LOC113700471 gene encoding AAA-ATPase At3g28600 isoform X2, translated as MKQEIIDDLRTFKKAKDYYAKIGKAWKRGYLLYGPPGTGKSTMIAAIANFMDYDIYDLELTSVKSNAELKQLLIDTTSKSVIVIEDIDCSLDLTGKRKNKNDGTERDDQANNRRVTLSGLLNFIDGIWSACGQERIIIFTTNHLERLDPALIRRGRMDMHIEMSYCEFEAFKILAKNYLGIDSHPLFREIKLLLEEINISPCDVAEKLMPKRDSQDAEDCLKDLILAMEAAERKAKCKEAKPKNLVAELLKNLACFKKSMKHLKLKAG; from the exons AT GAAGCAAGAAATCATTGATGATCTTAGGACTTTCAAGAAGGCAAAAGATTATTACGCGAAGATTGGCAAGGCTTGGAAGCGCGGATATCTACTCTATGGCCCTCCAGGAACTGGCAAGTCGACAATGATTGCAGCCATTGCCAATTTTATGGACTATGATATCTATGATCTTGAACTCACATCGGTTAAGAGCAATGCTGAGTTGAAGCAGCTATTGATCGATACCACGAGTAAGTCTGTCATTGTGATTGAAGATATCGATTGCTCTCTTGATCTCactggaaaaagaaagaacaaaaatgATGGAACTGAGAGGGATGATCAGGCGAATAACCGGAGAGTTACACTCTCTGGGCTTCTGAATTTCATTGATGGAATTTGGTCAGCATGCGGCCAAGAAAGGATCATCATCTTCACTACGAATCATCTCGAAAGACTTGATCCCGCCCTGATTCGTAGAGGGCGAATGGACATGCATATTGAGATGTCATATTGCGAATTCGAGGCATTCAAGATTTTGGCTAAGAATTACTTAGGCATTGATTCACACCCTTTATTTCGAGAAATCAAGCTTTTATTGGAGGAAATCAACATAAGCCCCTGTGATGTGGCTGAGAAATTGATGCCCAAACGTGATTCACAAGATGCTGAGGATTGTTTGAAGGACCtgattttagctatggaagcTGCCGAACGAAAAGCAAAATGCAAGGAAGCCAAACCCAAGAACTTGGTGGCTGAATTACTAAAGAATTTGGCTTGCTTCAAGAAGTCAATGAAGCACCTCAAACTCAAAGCCGGGTGA